The following coding sequences are from one Tissierella sp. window:
- a CDS encoding DUF5412 family protein, with amino-acid sequence MKSIRNLAKEKKVLFSIWGLLVFVAILNLFNFSFISDRVQYGYYVVYFIMTFIVFISIKKKSDFRVSQLLIALITLLTLVLSIKDIFLAMPIFLLYPLLSCRKSHWRSMILAASTYFIAILGIMLILFIGYGFGSTTLIEQNKSPDSNHQISMYLVDGGATGGNTLIYLDRLYLNTFKHRKRVFVGGFGADNKLMWIDDKTFAIDEHIININTTETIWE; translated from the coding sequence ATGAAAAGTATAAGAAACTTGGCTAAAGAAAAGAAAGTATTATTTTCAATATGGGGATTGTTAGTATTTGTTGCTATACTTAATTTATTCAATTTTTCTTTTATATCAGATAGGGTTCAATATGGCTATTATGTGGTTTACTTTATAATGACTTTTATAGTATTCATATCAATAAAGAAAAAAAGTGATTTTAGAGTTAGTCAACTTTTAATTGCGTTGATTACCCTATTGACTCTAGTTTTATCAATAAAAGATATATTCTTAGCTATGCCAATTTTTCTACTTTATCCTCTTTTAAGCTGTAGAAAATCTCATTGGAGATCTATGATACTAGCTGCTTCTACATACTTTATTGCAATCTTAGGGATAATGTTAATATTATTTATAGGATATGGCTTCGGAAGTACTACTTTAATAGAGCAAAATAAATCTCCCGACTCTAATCATCAGATTTCTATGTATCTTGTTGATGGTGGTGCAACTGGTGGAAATACTTTAATCTACCTAGATAGGCTATATTTAAATACATTTAAGCATAGAAAAAGAGTATTTGTTGGTGGTTTTGGTGCAGATAATAAACTTATGTGGATTGACGATAAAACCTTCGCTATTGATGAACATATCATTAATATAAATACCACAGAAACTATTTGGGAATGA
- a CDS encoding DUF86 domain-containing protein, with amino-acid sequence MKDDRLYLTHIFKCINNIEDYTFRGKEEFFESGLIQDAVIRNLEVIGEATKNISMDTKSKHLGIPWKEMAGLRDILIHNYFGVDVKIVWNVVENELPKIKHYIYDLLNKG; translated from the coding sequence ATGAAAGATGATAGACTATATTTAACTCATATTTTTAAATGTATTAATAATATCGAGGATTATACTTTTAGAGGTAAAGAAGAATTTTTTGAATCAGGGCTAATACAGGATGCAGTGATTAGAAATCTTGAAGTTATAGGTGAAGCAACAAAGAACATATCTATGGATACCAAGAGTAAACATTTAGGGATTCCATGGAAAGAAATGGCCGGATTAAGAGATATCCTAATTCACAATTATTTTGGTGTAGATGTGAAAATAGTATGGAATGTAGTAGAAAATGAGCTGCCTAAAATTAAGCATTATATATATGATTTACTTAATAAAGGATAA
- a CDS encoding SprT family zinc-dependent metalloprotease has translation MIKLTIEDIEIEVAKKNIKTIRLSVHPPNGQVKISAPNRMTDESIRLFIISRLAWIKKQQLKFENQEKIPELEYVSGEEHYYFGQRYLLNVITEDINKAKVEIRSNKFIDLYVREGSDKGKRAATMKEWYRKELKSLIPSMIEKWENIMGLKINEWGVKQMKTRWGTCNINAKRIWLNLELAKKPYHCLEYIIVHEIAHLIERGHGPKFKAIMDEYYPNWRNVKAELNGMIFQD, from the coding sequence ATGATTAAATTAACCATAGAGGATATAGAAATAGAAGTAGCAAAAAAGAATATAAAAACCATACGCTTATCAGTGCATCCACCTAATGGACAAGTAAAGATTTCAGCACCTAATAGAATGACAGATGAAAGTATTAGATTATTTATTATATCTAGATTAGCTTGGATAAAGAAACAGCAGTTAAAGTTTGAAAATCAAGAAAAGATTCCAGAACTAGAATATGTCTCTGGAGAAGAACATTATTATTTTGGTCAAAGATATTTACTTAATGTAATCACTGAAGATATTAACAAAGCTAAAGTTGAGATTAGAAGTAATAAATTCATAGACTTATATGTTAGAGAAGGAAGCGATAAAGGAAAAAGAGCAGCTACTATGAAAGAGTGGTATCGAAAGGAATTGAAGTCTTTGATTCCGTCAATGATAGAGAAATGGGAAAATATAATGGGACTGAAAATCAATGAATGGGGAGTTAAACAGATGAAAACCAGATGGGGTACTTGTAATATCAATGCCAAGAGAATTTGGTTGAATCTAGAGTTAGCTAAAAAACCATATCATTGTCTTGAATACATTATAGTCCACGAAATAGCTCATCTAATAGAAAGAGGTCATGGACCTAAGTTTAAGGCTATAATGGATGAATATTATCCAAATTGGAGAAATGTAAAAGCTGAGTTAAATGGAATGATATTTCAAGATTAG
- a CDS encoding nucleotidyltransferase domain-containing protein, with amino-acid sequence MSILDMIYEKKDEILLIAFEYGVNKIQLFGSTSRREDTKDSDIDFLVNLDDDRSLFDLIGFKYSLEEIFDKKVDVVTIDSLHKDIKESVLKEIIEI; translated from the coding sequence ATGAGTATTTTAGATATGATCTATGAGAAAAAAGATGAAATTCTATTAATTGCTTTCGAATATGGGGTAAATAAAATACAATTATTTGGTTCTACTTCAAGACGGGAAGATACAAAAGATAGTGATATAGATTTTTTGGTGAATTTAGATGATGATAGATCCTTATTTGACTTAATCGGATTCAAATATTCTTTGGAAGAAATATTTGATAAGAAGGTGGATGTAGTTACAATTGATTCTCTGCATAAAGACATTAAAGAAAGTGTGTTAAAGGAGATAATAGAAATATGA
- a CDS encoding BlaI/MecI/CopY family transcriptional regulator — translation MTEYRLTEAEERLAELIWANEPINSPDLVKLCEVEFQWKKSTTYTMLRRLEHKKIFKNNNSIVISLIKRDDFYGEQSKIFVDENFGGSLPKFIAAFTRGKKLSDKEVEELQKLIQDHKE, via the coding sequence ATGACAGAGTATAGACTTACTGAAGCAGAAGAAAGACTTGCAGAGCTTATCTGGGCAAATGAACCAATTAATTCCCCAGATTTAGTAAAATTATGTGAAGTTGAATTTCAATGGAAGAAATCAACTACTTACACAATGTTAAGACGACTTGAACATAAAAAGATTTTCAAAAACAATAATAGCATAGTAATTTCTTTAATTAAAAGAGATGACTTCTATGGAGAACAATCTAAGATTTTTGTTGATGAAAACTTTGGTGGTTCTTTACCAAAGTTTATTGCTGCATTTACAAGGGGCAAGAAGTTAAGTGATAAAGAAGTTGAAGAACTACAAAAACTAATACAGGATCACAAAGAGTAA
- a CDS encoding M56 family metallopeptidase: MDKLFLQIINMSITSSYVILFVLILRFFLKKAPKVFSYGLWSIVFFRLVFPFSFESIFSLISINTKTIPEEIIYTQSPQINSGIVAIDRAVNNYLPSPTIGASVNPMEIWIFLGQTIWLLGIGVLIIYTVYTSISLSKRLKSAKLLYGNVFETNNIKTPFVFGLVNPKIYLPTDLSQTEMPYIIKHEETHIKRYDHILKLLCFLIVSVHWFNPLVWLSFFLMSKDMELSCDEKVLKEMGPNIKKDYSNSLLTLATGKRIIGGSPLAFGENNTKGRIKNILNYKKPGFWMTIIGIVVVVIAAVGLLSNPKEKKVNSSEVLDKMAVEDYAKEFINQQIAMYEDPEGGWQGFKIIDSKITKLEKLVTFDNILSSPVEIWSLEFRLKPDDITKVAMAGGMQEEDGWITDDSSMGKPFMAFANEGNNMKYLGAFYPQEFGFDTLAKQEISLRIMLESKGLLPNESYKSDHVVIRFPLSTGEISQLLLSQPVDQGDKGIWVVERWMDGNGNVYHEFPDTDLRIEEKYKELQMGFNNGENLFLGDPVDVGMFFIHITLGQVQVKETDLTIINPAKIEDFIEINGFNKNPSLEDHAKELEKKIKELLINELKNRIKGHLAGYIVFDGNTLYLDEVEIITREDKDRAAELDLKDIDMPNGYYIHNPSNGKTSFELTDETSYSFTDYNLLFVENPEGQRLYTTRNREEFMQHLTTSYTDDPPAQKVPFFIEVKDGKVISIIEEFIFTQ, encoded by the coding sequence ATGGATAAATTATTTTTACAAATAATAAATATGAGCATTACATCTTCTTATGTGATTTTATTTGTTTTAATTCTTAGGTTCTTCTTGAAAAAGGCACCTAAAGTTTTTTCATATGGCCTTTGGTCAATTGTATTTTTTAGATTAGTTTTTCCATTTTCATTTGAGAGTATATTTAGTCTTATATCTATTAATACAAAAACCATACCTGAGGAAATCATATACACACAATCACCACAGATCAACAGTGGTATTGTAGCAATAGATCGTGCAGTAAATAATTATTTACCTTCACCTACTATTGGTGCCAGTGTAAACCCTATGGAAATATGGATTTTCCTAGGTCAAACAATATGGCTACTAGGTATAGGAGTTCTAATAATTTATACAGTCTATACAAGTATAAGCTTATCAAAAAGACTTAAATCAGCAAAATTATTATATGGTAATGTTTTTGAAACAAACAATATAAAAACTCCATTTGTATTTGGATTAGTAAATCCAAAGATATATCTACCAACTGATCTATCCCAGACTGAAATGCCTTATATAATAAAACATGAGGAAACCCACATTAAAAGATATGATCATATTCTAAAGTTATTATGCTTCTTAATAGTCTCAGTTCACTGGTTTAATCCTCTAGTTTGGCTATCATTTTTCCTTATGAGCAAGGATATGGAACTATCCTGCGATGAAAAGGTATTAAAAGAAATGGGACCAAATATTAAAAAGGATTATTCCAACTCCCTTTTAACATTAGCTACTGGCAAAAGAATTATTGGCGGATCTCCATTGGCCTTTGGTGAGAATAATACAAAAGGGAGAATTAAAAATATTTTAAACTATAAGAAACCTGGATTTTGGATGACTATAATAGGGATTGTTGTAGTAGTCATTGCAGCTGTAGGCTTGTTAAGTAATCCAAAGGAGAAGAAAGTTAATTCATCAGAAGTATTAGATAAAATGGCAGTAGAAGACTATGCTAAGGAGTTTATAAATCAGCAAATTGCTATGTATGAAGATCCTGAAGGTGGGTGGCAAGGATTTAAGATTATAGATAGTAAGATTACTAAACTAGAGAAGTTAGTAACATTTGATAATATACTTTCATCACCAGTAGAGATATGGAGTTTGGAATTTAGGCTGAAACCAGACGATATCACTAAGGTTGCCATGGCAGGTGGAATGCAGGAAGAAGATGGATGGATTACTGATGACTCTAGTATGGGGAAACCATTTATGGCTTTTGCCAATGAAGGGAATAACATGAAATACCTAGGAGCATTTTATCCTCAAGAATTTGGCTTTGATACTTTAGCTAAACAAGAAATAAGTCTTCGAATTATGCTGGAGAGTAAAGGTTTATTACCTAATGAAAGTTATAAAAGTGATCATGTAGTTATTAGATTTCCATTATCTACAGGAGAAATTAGCCAACTACTTTTATCTCAACCAGTTGACCAAGGAGATAAGGGGATTTGGGTTGTAGAGAGATGGATGGATGGGAATGGAAATGTTTATCATGAGTTTCCTGATACGGATTTAAGAATAGAAGAAAAGTATAAAGAATTACAAATGGGATTTAATAATGGTGAAAATTTGTTTTTAGGAGATCCAGTTGATGTAGGAATGTTTTTTATTCATATTACCTTAGGTCAAGTTCAAGTTAAAGAGACAGATTTAACTATTATAAATCCAGCAAAAATAGAAGACTTTATTGAAATAAATGGATTTAATAAAAACCCAAGCTTAGAAGATCATGCTAAGGAATTGGAAAAAAAGATTAAAGAATTACTAATTAATGAGTTAAAAAATAGAATTAAGGGACATTTGGCTGGATATATAGTGTTTGATGGAAATACCTTGTATTTAGATGAAGTTGAAATAATTACAAGAGAAGATAAGGATAGAGCTGCAGAGCTAGATTTAAAAGATATTGATATGCCTAATGGCTATTATATCCACAATCCAAGCAATGGAAAAACATCTTTTGAATTAACAGATGAAACTTCATATAGCTTTACTGATTATAATCTTCTCTTTGTAGAAAATCCAGAAGGTCAAAGACTTTATACAACAAGAAACAGAGAAGAGTTTATGCAACACTTAACTACATCATATACAGATGATCCACCTGCTCAAAAAGTACCATTCTTTATTGAAGTAAAGGATGGTAAGGTAATAAGTATTATAGAAGAATTTATATTTACACAATAA
- a CDS encoding GIY-YIG nuclease family protein, which produces MSKIPQRLIEKLNSLPSLPGIYKMKDSNGRIIYVGKSKCLKNRVRSYFTANHKQSKIEKMVSLIDDIEYIVTDTHLEALLLECELIKKLKPMFNTQLKNDEKYAYIKIEDYNIYNPLSVVNKREENTYGPFRRKFSLVEMINSLKNLYPIQIINGGYDFEYNLIPLTMGKDIYEENKSILQEIFSDDRNLMKLIEKLEEKMKEAASSYRFETASTYRDMIYTLNYLKSGIYGYKNMFAKNIILKIPIPNGYKLFFVSKGQILLKESYSLVTELDVKNFINKGKDLLVANTTFINEKASMDFRDILYSEIKSLPKEMVLILE; this is translated from the coding sequence ATGAGTAAAATTCCTCAAAGATTAATAGAGAAATTAAATAGTCTTCCATCTCTTCCTGGAATATATAAAATGAAAGATTCTAATGGGAGAATTATTTATGTGGGGAAAAGCAAGTGTCTTAAAAATAGAGTACGTTCATATTTTACAGCAAATCACAAACAGAGTAAGATAGAAAAAATGGTATCACTGATTGATGATATAGAATATATAGTTACAGACACTCATTTAGAAGCCTTATTATTAGAATGTGAATTAATTAAAAAACTAAAACCCATGTTTAATACACAACTTAAAAACGATGAAAAATATGCTTATATCAAGATAGAAGATTATAACATATACAACCCTTTATCTGTAGTGAATAAGAGAGAAGAAAATACCTATGGACCTTTTAGGAGAAAATTCTCCCTTGTGGAAATGATTAATTCATTAAAGAATCTCTATCCAATTCAAATAATTAATGGAGGATATGATTTTGAGTATAATTTAATCCCTCTTACTATGGGAAAAGATATTTATGAAGAAAACAAGTCTATATTACAAGAGATTTTTTCAGATGATAGGAACTTAATGAAATTAATTGAGAAATTAGAGGAGAAAATGAAAGAAGCAGCTTCTTCCTACCGATTTGAAACTGCCTCTACCTATAGAGATATGATCTATACCTTGAACTACTTGAAGTCTGGAATATATGGTTACAAAAATATGTTCGCTAAAAACATAATTCTAAAAATCCCTATACCTAATGGATATAAGTTATTTTTTGTCTCCAAAGGTCAAATATTATTAAAAGAAAGTTATTCTTTAGTAACTGAATTAGATGTAAAAAACTTTATAAATAAGGGTAAGGATTTACTAGTAGCTAATACCACATTTATAAATGAAAAGGCAAGTATGGATTTTAGAGATATATTATACTCTGAAATCAAATCCTTGCCTAAAGAAATGGTCTTAATTTTAGAATAA
- a CDS encoding alpha/beta hydrolase has product MKKKLLVILTLVLGIFMVLFIGASSFIGLQVFSGSTQLVTSEETKEVSAAFWEKYDIDYESFSNMYNVEELEITSSFDEHTIPADYIYAIESQSSKDNQTVILVHGLGGNRYSNYPFAEYFLKKGYNVITYDQRSTNENTARYTTFGYWEKYDLIDWVNYVEQEAPGQKIGVWGASFGGATAGLALGYENMDSKIDFMILDCPVSSMKWMVEEEMRNMKIGLPVSYMTWCGNVLNKLKLGFTYQDADVANAMKEVITPVLIINSKSDSTTPYFMGKDIYDSIPENNREIWTVDDSKHCDMWLDYNKEYQDKIDSFITKYE; this is encoded by the coding sequence ATGAAGAAAAAACTATTGGTAATACTAACTCTTGTCCTAGGAATATTCATGGTTTTATTCATAGGCGCATCAAGCTTTATAGGCTTACAAGTATTTTCAGGTTCAACTCAGCTTGTAACTAGCGAGGAAACTAAAGAGGTATCTGCCGCTTTTTGGGAAAAATATGATATAGATTATGAGAGCTTTTCTAATATGTATAATGTAGAAGAACTTGAAATTACATCTTCTTTTGATGAACACACTATACCTGCGGATTATATCTATGCAATAGAATCCCAAAGCAGTAAAGACAATCAGACAGTAATATTGGTTCATGGTTTAGGGGGTAATCGATATTCCAATTATCCATTTGCTGAGTATTTTCTGAAAAAAGGATACAATGTTATAACTTATGATCAGCGTAGCACAAACGAAAATACTGCTAGGTATACAACATTTGGCTATTGGGAGAAATATGACCTGATTGACTGGGTGAACTATGTGGAGCAAGAAGCTCCAGGGCAAAAAATAGGAGTATGGGGTGCTTCCTTTGGCGGGGCAACGGCAGGTTTGGCATTAGGATATGAAAACATGGACAGCAAGATTGATTTTATGATTTTAGACTGTCCAGTGAGTAGTATGAAGTGGATGGTAGAGGAAGAAATGAGGAACATGAAAATTGGGTTACCAGTATCCTATATGACATGGTGCGGAAATGTCTTAAACAAATTAAAATTAGGATTTACCTATCAGGATGCAGATGTAGCAAATGCAATGAAAGAAGTAATTACTCCAGTGCTGATTATCAATAGTAAATCTGATTCAACGACGCCTTATTTTATGGGAAAGGACATTTATGACTCCATCCCAGAAAACAATAGAGAAATTTGGACAGTAGATGATAGCAAACATTGCGATATGTGGTTAGATTACAATAAAGAATATCAAGACAAGATAGACAGCTTTATAACAAAATATGAGTAA
- a CDS encoding MalY/PatB family protein, with the protein MKYNFDEVVDRKNSNSIKWMAPRLEYGDEDILPMWIADMDFKVADEILNGLKGPIEHGILGYDINPDSFYEIIINWIYDKHNWKIEKEWITFVPGVVPAIGIAVRAFTKENDGALLQSPVYHPFYKILKNNNRVAVENHLVFDGNRYILDFEDMRSKISEKTKLAISCSPHNPVGRVWTKEELEEYGRICLENNMIILSDEIHSDITYKNHKHIPIASISRELELNTITFMAPSKTFNIAGLFASIAIIPNEDMRKAYNQAIDVLGLHHANTLSVAGFEAAYKYGKEWLAEVLEYIEGNADFATEYIKKNIPEVVAYKPDGTYLMWLDFNKLGKTSDEVNELLIKKGKVLLNNGKDFGTGGDGYFRFNIACPRIVLEDALKRIAVAVQE; encoded by the coding sequence ATGAAGTACAATTTTGATGAAGTAGTTGATAGGAAAAACTCGAATTCAATTAAATGGATGGCACCAAGGTTAGAATATGGTGATGAGGATATTTTACCTATGTGGATTGCAGATATGGACTTTAAAGTGGCAGATGAAATACTCAATGGATTGAAGGGACCAATTGAACATGGAATACTAGGATATGATATTAATCCAGATTCATTCTATGAAATAATAATTAATTGGATCTATGACAAACATAATTGGAAGATAGAAAAGGAATGGATAACATTTGTACCTGGGGTTGTTCCAGCAATTGGTATTGCAGTAAGGGCATTCACTAAAGAAAATGATGGGGCATTATTGCAATCACCAGTATACCATCCCTTCTATAAAATATTAAAGAATAATAATAGGGTGGCTGTTGAAAATCATTTAGTTTTTGATGGAAACAGGTATATATTGGATTTTGAGGATATGAGGAGTAAGATTAGTGAGAAAACTAAATTGGCTATATCTTGTAGCCCTCATAATCCTGTAGGTAGGGTGTGGACCAAGGAAGAACTTGAAGAGTATGGACGAATATGTCTTGAAAACAATATGATTATATTATCAGATGAAATACATTCAGACATAACATATAAAAATCATAAGCATATACCAATAGCTTCCATATCAAGAGAGCTTGAATTGAATACTATTACATTTATGGCACCTAGTAAAACTTTTAATATTGCAGGTTTATTTGCCTCTATAGCTATTATTCCAAATGAAGATATGAGAAAAGCCTATAATCAGGCCATAGATGTTTTGGGTCTTCATCATGCTAATACCCTTTCTGTTGCAGGATTTGAAGCAGCATATAAATATGGCAAGGAATGGTTGGCAGAGGTATTAGAGTATATAGAAGGAAATGCTGATTTTGCAACAGAATACATTAAAAAGAATATTCCAGAAGTAGTAGCATATAAGCCCGATGGTACCTACTTAATGTGGCTTGATTTCAATAAACTAGGCAAGACCTCTGATGAAGTAAATGAACTTTTAATTAAAAAGGGCAAGGTATTATTAAATAATGGGAAGGATTTTGGTACTGGTGGAGATGGTTATTTTAGATTTAATATAGCTTGCCCAAGGATAGTACTAGAAGATGCATTAAAGAGGATAGCAGTGGCTGTACAGGAGTAA
- a CDS encoding DUF6512 family protein, with product MYRNYTKIKKWETVGFFWIIIVGSLLHFTYKWSGESSIVAIFSPVNESVWEHLKLGYFSLLLFSIIEYGFIKNDTNSFFIGKAIGVLAMEIFIVIVFYAYTSITKEAVTFIDIGSFLVGALICQLISYKIMKKEFSNMTNILGLIIFILIGSSFILFTFYTPKLPIFMDPKTKKYGIDMVNPM from the coding sequence ATGTATCGTAATTATACTAAAATAAAGAAATGGGAGACAGTAGGTTTTTTCTGGATAATTATAGTTGGTTCTCTACTTCATTTTACTTACAAATGGTCTGGAGAATCTAGTATAGTAGCTATTTTCAGCCCTGTCAATGAAAGTGTTTGGGAACATCTAAAGCTAGGATATTTTTCTCTCTTATTATTCTCTATTATTGAATACGGCTTTATTAAAAATGATACAAATAGTTTCTTTATTGGAAAAGCTATTGGAGTTCTCGCCATGGAAATATTTATAGTTATAGTATTCTACGCATATACTTCAATAACAAAAGAAGCTGTAACATTTATTGATATTGGCTCTTTTCTAGTGGGTGCATTAATATGTCAATTAATTAGTTACAAGATAATGAAGAAAGAATTTAGTAATATGACAAATATTCTTGGGTTAATTATATTTATCTTAATAGGATCTAGTTTTATTTTATTTACCTTTTATACTCCAAAATTGCCTATATTCATGGATCCAAAGACTAAAAAATATGGGATAGATATGGTCAATCCTATGTAA
- a CDS encoding TIGR04076 family protein — MSKVKIVVKESKCREGYLKAGDEFIVGDICPSICHELWNCMYPFVYTLQNGGTLDYGNTKAPKFNISCPDEGRVVIYGERIE, encoded by the coding sequence ATGTCAAAAGTAAAAATTGTAGTCAAAGAAAGTAAATGTAGAGAGGGTTATTTGAAAGCTGGTGATGAATTTATAGTTGGAGATATTTGCCCTTCAATATGTCATGAGTTATGGAACTGTATGTATCCGTTTGTTTACACATTGCAAAATGGTGGAACTTTGGATTACGGAAATACAAAAGCTCCAAAGTTTAATATTTCTTGCCCAGATGAAGGTAGAGTTGTTATTTATGGAGAGCGAATAGAATAA
- a CDS encoding DUF5301 domain-containing protein produces the protein MNRVTKNMTILGIIAIVLVLIVSINNKSLKGPNPEDLSSIILVDVIGEEGIQKVTLDKQVDIHSFLNIFNNAKKTGVQSNSQFPSKTKFTIVLYKFKSSGNSWRSIYEENGELYIDQPFAGIYKIDSKDLHILEQVIKNGDKEEISILVNNILNNDL, from the coding sequence ATGAATAGAGTAACAAAAAACATGACTATCTTGGGCATTATTGCCATAGTGTTAGTTTTAATTGTAAGTATAAATAATAAATCTTTAAAGGGTCCTAATCCTGAAGATTTAAGTAGTATAATATTAGTTGATGTTATTGGTGAGGAGGGTATTCAGAAGGTTACTCTTGATAAACAGGTGGATATACATAGTTTCCTAAATATATTCAATAATGCTAAGAAAACAGGTGTACAAAGCAATTCACAGTTTCCAAGTAAAACAAAATTTACAATTGTTCTTTATAAATTTAAATCATCAGGAAATAGTTGGAGGTCAATTTATGAAGAAAATGGCGAATTGTATATAGACCAACCTTTTGCTGGGATTTATAAAATAGACTCAAAAGATTTGCATATTTTAGAACAAGTTATAAAAAATGGAGATAAAGAAGAGATTTCGATATTAGTTAATAATATACTTAACAACGATTTGTAA